The Iamia majanohamensis genome window below encodes:
- a CDS encoding M56 family metallopeptidase, with the protein MAVAPLPAVAVIGCVVAWCLSTGVRAPGWASILVIATVALMAVGAVRALRSGLAQVLATSRLARAVGDHWMVCPPRVAELARRAGLGEVEVVDDDGRYAYTYGLRSPQVVVSRGLTECTDDAQLVAVFAHERHHVAQNDPLKVVLARAVAAATGWVLPAVNHLLDRYLLGRELDADRRAIECCGRPAVAGALLHAVSGPQDVGVGAAAAIAAPHMMEVRLHQLERSTAPVLPTIPVRAVGRTAAGLMAVTTGLTASVMWLGRTAGAGLPMGDGVGAMGGTLICVAMWVLGACALWLHGRGVSLTHPPPSSTTDR; encoded by the coding sequence TTGGCCGTCGCGCCGCTTCCCGCCGTCGCGGTGATCGGCTGCGTGGTGGCGTGGTGTCTCAGCACGGGCGTCCGAGCACCCGGATGGGCATCGATCCTCGTCATCGCCACCGTGGCGCTGATGGCAGTGGGAGCCGTTCGGGCGCTGCGATCTGGTCTGGCCCAGGTGCTGGCCACCTCACGCCTGGCCAGAGCTGTGGGCGACCACTGGATGGTCTGCCCTCCCCGAGTCGCGGAGCTGGCCCGGAGGGCCGGTCTCGGCGAGGTCGAGGTCGTGGACGACGATGGACGCTACGCCTACACCTACGGACTGCGCTCACCACAAGTGGTGGTGAGCCGCGGGCTCACCGAGTGCACCGACGACGCCCAGCTCGTCGCCGTGTTCGCCCACGAGCGCCACCACGTCGCCCAGAACGACCCACTCAAGGTGGTCCTTGCCCGCGCCGTCGCCGCCGCGACCGGGTGGGTGCTGCCGGCCGTCAACCACCTCCTCGACCGCTACCTGTTGGGCCGCGAGCTCGACGCCGATCGGCGCGCCATCGAGTGCTGCGGACGACCGGCGGTGGCCGGGGCGCTGCTCCATGCGGTTTCAGGGCCGCAGGATGTGGGCGTCGGTGCCGCCGCTGCGATCGCCGCTCCGCACATGATGGAGGTCCGCCTGCACCAGCTCGAGCGATCAACCGCACCGGTTCTGCCCACGATCCCGGTTCGAGCAGTGGGCCGGACCGCCGCAGGGCTCATGGCCGTGACGACCGGCCTGACGGCGTCGGTGATGTGGCTTGGCCGAACTGCAGGTGCCGGTCTCCCCATGGGCGACGGCGTCGGGGCCATGGGCGGCACCTTGATCTGCGTGGCGATGTGGGTCCTCGGTGCGTGCGCCCTCTGGCTCCACGGCAGGGGCGTCTCCTTGACACATCCGCCCCCCTCATCTACTACTGATCGTTAG
- a CDS encoding class I SAM-dependent methyltransferase codes for MPNQEQIAYWSGNEGEQWSVEGERYDRMLRAFGEDVLDALDPGAAERILDVGCGNGALTLAAAEQVRPQGTVMGIDIATPMLTRARGRANQGGVDNVSFTEADAQVHPFPPASFDGVMSRFGVMFFDDPVAAFTNLRGALRPGGRMVFACWQDLLVNDWLMIPAAAALEHIPMPDLTEAAGSGPFSMTDPDHVRDLLTRSGFVNIDIKAVVEPMWLGADTADTIAFLRRTDMAQSLMAEAEAEAVDHAWQAVSDVVAAHAGDGSVTFNGAAWIVTAHRS; via the coding sequence GTGCCCAACCAGGAACAGATCGCCTACTGGTCCGGCAACGAGGGCGAGCAGTGGTCCGTCGAAGGCGAGCGCTACGATCGGATGCTCCGAGCGTTCGGCGAGGACGTCCTCGACGCCCTCGACCCAGGGGCAGCTGAGCGAATCCTCGACGTCGGCTGCGGGAACGGCGCACTCACCCTCGCCGCAGCCGAGCAAGTCCGCCCCCAGGGCACGGTCATGGGCATCGACATCGCCACTCCGATGCTCACTCGCGCCCGTGGCCGAGCCAACCAAGGCGGAGTCGACAACGTGTCGTTCACCGAGGCCGACGCCCAGGTCCACCCTTTCCCACCGGCATCGTTCGATGGCGTGATGAGCCGGTTCGGGGTCATGTTCTTCGACGACCCGGTCGCGGCGTTCACCAACCTTCGCGGGGCGCTGCGACCGGGCGGACGGATGGTCTTCGCCTGCTGGCAAGACCTGCTCGTGAACGACTGGCTCATGATCCCGGCCGCGGCGGCGCTCGAGCACATCCCCATGCCGGACCTCACCGAAGCCGCAGGATCGGGGCCTTTCTCGATGACCGATCCCGACCATGTTCGCGACCTCCTGACCCGGTCCGGGTTCGTCAACATCGACATCAAGGCGGTCGTCGAGCCGATGTGGCTCGGAGCCGACACTGCGGACACGATCGCCTTCCTGCGCCGAACCGACATGGCCCAGTCGCTCATGGCCGAAGCCGAGGCCGAGGCGGTCGACCATGCCTGGCAAGCCGTCTCAGACGTCGTGGCGGCCCACGCAGGCGACGGCAGTGTCACCTTCAACGGCGCAGCTTGGATCGTGACCGCCCACCGATCCTGA